The following are encoded in a window of Kogia breviceps isolate mKogBre1 chromosome 10, mKogBre1 haplotype 1, whole genome shotgun sequence genomic DNA:
- the FAM217A gene encoding protein FAM217A isoform X2: MCLPNMPSTGKEKKRHHGFHLVFNNVQRNNSGELLTAPNWNLKCGNSSVEENLTDESDLSENEKANGTLLSYFKKMDLNLKPETIENVEDSFTEEPSEVFPYPDFLPPPFNTLDLHKFAISKSENRKMTVEPPDSSLEHLVARLLDIERLQRMTIQRERPRLQTSFCAPLATERPSSSKAVPKMRQPKPSDAVGLQTTCVEKSHEERKTNSGSCKLDYDAPKWNCSRAGKYKWNSRPALKTSPATKQVIAAYDDFKNPKVSILNPRQELLAKPPPAHTTQLLVKMVSPRCLRPKSSTPVSPIPLSVPENQREEIKAPPRTRKKLYRKDMVLNRPFSIQKLHY; the protein is encoded by the exons ATGTGTCTCCCCAATATGCCGTCAACGGGGAAGGAGAAGAAACGTCACCACGGCTTTCATTTAGTGTTTAACAACGTGCAGA GAAACAACAGTGGCGAACTTTTAACTGCGCCGAATTGGAATCTGAAGTGTGGAAACAGCAGTGTGGAAGAAAATTTAACAGATGAAAGTGATctatcagaaaatgaaaaagcaaacggTACTTTACTcagctattttaaaaagatggaccTGAACTTAAAGCCAGAAACAATAGAAAATGTTGAAGACTCTTTCACAGAGGAACCAAGTGAAGTATTTCCATATCCTGatttccttccccctcctttcAATACCCTGGACTTGCACAAATTTGCCATCTCAAAATCTGAAAATCGGAAAATGACAGTGGAGCCTCCAGACAGCTCTCTGGAGCATTTGGTAGCTCGTTTACTGGACATAGAGAGATTGCAGCGCATGACTATTCAAAGAGAACGGCCGAGACTGCAGACTTCCTTCTGTGCTCCCTTAGCCACCGAACGACCCTCTTCCTCCAAAGCTGTACCCAAAATGAGACAGCCCAAACCTTCCGACGCTGTGGGTCTTCAGACAACTTGTGTCGAGAAAAGTCACGAGGAAAGGAAAACCAACTCGGGTTCTTGCAAGCTTGACTACGATGCTCCCAAGTGGAATTGCAGCCGTGCTGGGAAATACAAGTGGAATTCTAGACCAGCTCTGAAAACCTCACCCGCCACAAAACAGGTGATTGCAGCTTACGACGACTTTAAGAACCCCAAGGTCTCCATTTTAAACCCACGCCAAGAACTCTTAGCCAAGCCTCCTCCTGCCCACACAACTCAGTTGCTGGTTAAAATGGTCTCACCCAGATGCCTGCGACCAAAATCTTCTACACCAGTTTCACCTATACCTCTGTCTGTTCCTGAAAATCAGAGGGAAGAAATTAAAGCACCACCAAGGACCAGAAAGAAACTTTACCGAAAAGACATGGTACTGAACAGACCATTCTCTATTCAGAAGCTACACTATTAA
- the FAM217A gene encoding protein FAM217A isoform X1 — MLPKEHRRANKGYSSYGVTLSTKEAPRRTGNNSGELLTAPNWNLKCGNSSVEENLTDESDLSENEKANGTLLSYFKKMDLNLKPETIENVEDSFTEEPSEVFPYPDFLPPPFNTLDLHKFAISKSENRKMTVEPPDSSLEHLVARLLDIERLQRMTIQRERPRLQTSFCAPLATERPSSSKAVPKMRQPKPSDAVGLQTTCVEKSHEERKTNSGSCKLDYDAPKWNCSRAGKYKWNSRPALKTSPATKQVIAAYDDFKNPKVSILNPRQELLAKPPPAHTTQLLVKMVSPRCLRPKSSTPVSPIPLSVPENQREEIKAPPRTRKKLYRKDMVLNRPFSIQKLHY, encoded by the exons ATGCTCCCAAAAGAACACAG ACGAGCAAACAAGGGATATTCCAGTTACGGAGTTACCCTCTCAACAAAGGAAGCGCCGCGGAGAACAG GAAACAACAGTGGCGAACTTTTAACTGCGCCGAATTGGAATCTGAAGTGTGGAAACAGCAGTGTGGAAGAAAATTTAACAGATGAAAGTGATctatcagaaaatgaaaaagcaaacggTACTTTACTcagctattttaaaaagatggaccTGAACTTAAAGCCAGAAACAATAGAAAATGTTGAAGACTCTTTCACAGAGGAACCAAGTGAAGTATTTCCATATCCTGatttccttccccctcctttcAATACCCTGGACTTGCACAAATTTGCCATCTCAAAATCTGAAAATCGGAAAATGACAGTGGAGCCTCCAGACAGCTCTCTGGAGCATTTGGTAGCTCGTTTACTGGACATAGAGAGATTGCAGCGCATGACTATTCAAAGAGAACGGCCGAGACTGCAGACTTCCTTCTGTGCTCCCTTAGCCACCGAACGACCCTCTTCCTCCAAAGCTGTACCCAAAATGAGACAGCCCAAACCTTCCGACGCTGTGGGTCTTCAGACAACTTGTGTCGAGAAAAGTCACGAGGAAAGGAAAACCAACTCGGGTTCTTGCAAGCTTGACTACGATGCTCCCAAGTGGAATTGCAGCCGTGCTGGGAAATACAAGTGGAATTCTAGACCAGCTCTGAAAACCTCACCCGCCACAAAACAGGTGATTGCAGCTTACGACGACTTTAAGAACCCCAAGGTCTCCATTTTAAACCCACGCCAAGAACTCTTAGCCAAGCCTCCTCCTGCCCACACAACTCAGTTGCTGGTTAAAATGGTCTCACCCAGATGCCTGCGACCAAAATCTTCTACACCAGTTTCACCTATACCTCTGTCTGTTCCTGAAAATCAGAGGGAAGAAATTAAAGCACCACCAAGGACCAGAAAGAAACTTTACCGAAAAGACATGGTACTGAACAGACCATTCTCTATTCAGAAGCTACACTATTAA